The region TGATCCGCTTCACCAACAACCCGTGGATCATCCGCCCGCCATTGATCGAGGAAAAGCTGGGCTGCACGCATTTCACGATCGTGAATGATTTTGCTGCTGTTGCGCACGCTGCAGCACGCGCACCGAACGAACAATTCCTGCATCTGGCGGGACCCGAAGAGGATCTGCCTGCTTTCGGAACCATTAGCGTTGTCGGCCCTGGCACCGGGCTTGGCGTGGCGCACTTCTACCGCGATGAAGACGGAAGCTACCGCGTCCAAGCCACCGAAGGTGGGCACGGCGACTATGCCCCGCTCGACAGCATTGAAGACGCCATCCTCGCGCGGCTGCGCAAGCGGCACAATCGCGTGTCTGACGAACGCGTCGTATCGGGCCCTGCAATTGTCGACATTTATCAGACGCTTGCCGCCTTGGAGCACCGCTCGATCGATCCCGACCTTGATGACCGCGCGATCTGGACACGTGGCACGACAAACAAAGACAGCTTAGCATCGGCGGCTGTGGATCGCTTCTGCCTGGCTTTGGGCTCGGTCGCAGGTGACATCGCATTGGCCCAAGGCGCCAGTGGCGTCGTGATCGCGGGCGGCCTCGGCTATCGCATCCGCGACACACTGCTCGCGTCGGGCTTTGCTGACCGTTTTGCCGCCAAAGGGCGCTTTGCCGGAATGATGGCGAACATGCCTGTTAAACTGATTGTGCACCCGCAACCCGGCCTGTTCGGCGCGGCAGCGGCATTTGCAAGGGAACATTCGAAATGATGGACGTGGAAAGCGTCATGCGCTTGGCACCTGTTGTGCCCGTGATCGTGATCGACGAGCTAGAACATGCTGTGCCGTTGGCCGAAGCACTGGTCTCAGGCGGACTGCGCGCACTTGAAGTCACCTTGCGTACCCCTGTGGCACTCGATGCGATCAAGGCAATGAAGCAAGTGCCGGGTGCGGTAGTGGGCGCGGGTACTGTGACGAATGCAGACGAATTGGAAGACGCGCTGGAAGCAGGCGCGGAATTCATCGTCTCGCCCGGACTCACAGAACCACTTGCACGCGCAGCAATCGCTTCGCAAGTCGCCTTCCTGCCCGGAACAGCGGACGCCAGCGATATCATGCGCGGGCTGGATCTGGGCCTGAGGCATTTTAAATTCTTTCCCGCTATGGCGGCGGGTGGCTTGCCCGCGTTAAAGGCGCTGTCCGCGCCATTCGGCCATGTAAAATTCTGCCCAACAGGCGGGATCGGGCCAGACAATGCGGCAGAATGGCTTGCCCATGACGCTGTGCTGTGTGTGGGCGGCAGCTGGGTTTCGCCGCGGGGCGTGCCGGACAAGGCCATGATTGAAACGCTCGCCCGCGATGCGGCGCAGCTTGGTTCATGAAGAACGTCAGCGATCTTCTTGAACATCTGAGCGGCCTCCATGCGCGTACGCGAGAGACGCCACTGTTCAATCCTGTCTTTCAGCTGGGCCTTGATCTCTCTCGCAAACTTGAATCGAGCGAGATCAATCTTGATGCGATCGAGGCGCTGGTCGCGGAACTGGAATGCCAGAGCATGCAAAGCCGCGCCAAGCGCTTGCGGCGATTGGTCGCACCGGTTTCGCCAGCAAAGAACCATGCCGCGCTGGCGGCCGCGCTGACGGAAGAAGATTTCGACGCCTTCCGTGCGCGCTGGGAACGCCCGCAACTGCACGCGGTGTTCACCGCCCATCCAACCTTTCTTCTAACGCCGGCGCAATCGGCAGCGGTTGCCGATGCTGCGAGCAGCGAAGAAGATATCGGCGCGAACGCCTGTGTCGCCAATGCCGACCGCCCAGCAGTGACACTGGAATACGAACATGGTCGCGCCATGCGCGCGATTGCCAATGCGCAGGATGCGCGCGATGCCATTGTTGGTGAAGTGCTAGAGCAAGCCGCAGACAGGTTTCCCGACCAGTGGCACGACTTTGCGCCGCTGCCTTTCCGTTTTGCAAGCTGGGTCGGT is a window of Altererythrobacter rubellus DNA encoding:
- the glk gene encoding glucokinase is translated as MSGGVTEIVTVDIGGTHARFALAQIAADGAITLDEPETLNTSDHASFQTAWEDFRKRKGGSLPSAVTMAVAGPVKHDLIRFTNNPWIIRPPLIEEKLGCTHFTIVNDFAAVAHAAARAPNEQFLHLAGPEEDLPAFGTISVVGPGTGLGVAHFYRDEDGSYRVQATEGGHGDYAPLDSIEDAILARLRKRHNRVSDERVVSGPAIVDIYQTLAALEHRSIDPDLDDRAIWTRGTTNKDSLASAAVDRFCLALGSVAGDIALAQGASGVVIAGGLGYRIRDTLLASGFADRFAAKGRFAGMMANMPVKLIVHPQPGLFGAAAAFAREHSK
- the eda gene encoding bifunctional 4-hydroxy-2-oxoglutarate aldolase/2-dehydro-3-deoxy-phosphogluconate aldolase, whose amino-acid sequence is MRLAPVVPVIVIDELEHAVPLAEALVSGGLRALEVTLRTPVALDAIKAMKQVPGAVVGAGTVTNADELEDALEAGAEFIVSPGLTEPLARAAIASQVAFLPGTADASDIMRGLDLGLRHFKFFPAMAAGGLPALKALSAPFGHVKFCPTGGIGPDNAAEWLAHDAVLCVGGSWVSPRGVPDKAMIETLARDAAQLGS